A window of the Bdellovibrio sp. ZAP7 genome harbors these coding sequences:
- a CDS encoding RsmB/NOP family class I SAM-dependent RNA methyltransferase: MKIHRHLAEAVVNGLEEIFDQNKYADKVIQYNLKGHSKWGSRDRKFFAETVYEVVRWYRLLEFMGQSGDMWRIVGIQWLRMGFDLPPDWEEFEGLNYDFIKAREKEAQERFPVAQSIPDWMDARGRQELGDVWEKVVKALNKPAEVFMRVNALKFTPDQVIEELKKAEIEALPVSPDLPYALKLKERRNVFITEAFRKGMFEVQDAASQMVVPMLDVQPGQRVVDACAGAGGKSLHIASLMKNKGRIISMDIHEWKLQELKVRARRNGIDIIETRVIDSSKVIKRLHGEADRVLLDVPCSGMGVLRRNPDSKWKLSEDEITRLQTLQYELLTSYSKMTKKGGKMVYATCSLFPSENEKQIARFMSEHGEEWSLEKEIHLRPDREGFDGFYAALLIKK; this comes from the coding sequence TTGAAAATTCACAGACATCTCGCAGAGGCCGTTGTTAATGGTTTAGAAGAAATCTTCGACCAAAACAAATACGCCGATAAAGTCATTCAATACAATCTAAAGGGACACTCCAAGTGGGGTTCCCGCGATCGCAAATTTTTTGCGGAAACTGTTTACGAAGTCGTCCGCTGGTACCGCTTGCTTGAGTTCATGGGACAAAGCGGGGACATGTGGCGTATCGTGGGTATTCAGTGGTTGCGAATGGGCTTTGATCTTCCTCCAGATTGGGAAGAGTTCGAAGGTTTGAATTACGATTTCATCAAAGCTCGCGAAAAAGAAGCCCAAGAAAGATTCCCGGTCGCACAATCCATTCCTGACTGGATGGATGCTCGCGGTCGTCAGGAATTGGGCGATGTCTGGGAAAAAGTAGTGAAGGCTTTGAACAAGCCCGCTGAAGTTTTCATGCGCGTAAATGCTTTGAAATTCACGCCTGACCAAGTGATCGAAGAGCTAAAAAAAGCCGAAATCGAAGCTTTGCCAGTTTCTCCGGATCTTCCTTATGCCTTGAAATTAAAAGAACGTCGCAACGTTTTCATCACGGAGGCTTTCCGTAAAGGCATGTTCGAAGTGCAAGACGCGGCTTCGCAAATGGTTGTGCCGATGCTTGACGTGCAACCGGGTCAACGTGTGGTTGATGCGTGTGCGGGTGCTGGTGGTAAATCACTGCACATCGCTTCGTTGATGAAAAACAAAGGCCGTATCATCTCTATGGATATCCACGAGTGGAAACTTCAAGAGTTAAAGGTGCGTGCGCGCCGTAACGGCATCGACATCATCGAAACTCGCGTGATTGATTCCAGCAAAGTGATCAAACGCCTGCATGGTGAAGCCGATCGCGTGTTATTGGATGTTCCTTGTTCAGGTATGGGCGTTTTGCGCCGTAATCCTGATTCCAAATGGAAGTTGAGCGAAGATGAAATCACTCGTCTGCAAACACTGCAGTATGAGTTGCTGACTTCTTATTCCAAAATGACGAAAAAAGGCGGGAAAATGGTTTACGCCACCTGCAGCCTGTTCCCTTCAGAAAACGAAAAACAAATCGCACGCTTTATGAGCGAACATGGCGAGGAGTGGTCATTGGAAAAAGAGATCCACCTTCGTCCAGACCGCGAAGGCTTCGACGGGTTTTACGCCGCTCTTCTTATAAAAAAATAG
- the nrdR gene encoding transcriptional regulator NrdR — MKCPFCGHADDRVLDTRVQKDGSIRRRRECLECKARFSTVETIMIALPYIIKKDGRREPFSKEKILKGLSAATQKRPVSVAQIDAVVERIAAWIVNRGESEVSSRLLGKKVMAELKQLDDVAYVRFASVYRTFKDVQEFVETLEDAELLDFVDASNPQLSLTAMNFVESEKKPNHETDSKTPSPGARTPNSVPN; from the coding sequence ATGAAATGCCCTTTTTGTGGCCATGCCGATGACAGAGTTTTAGATACGCGAGTGCAGAAAGATGGCAGCATCCGTCGCCGTCGCGAATGCCTTGAGTGCAAAGCTCGTTTCTCGACAGTTGAAACAATCATGATCGCCCTTCCCTACATTATTAAAAAAGACGGTCGCCGCGAACCATTCAGCAAAGAAAAAATTCTGAAAGGTCTATCCGCTGCGACTCAAAAACGTCCTGTCAGTGTCGCGCAAATTGATGCCGTGGTAGAGCGAATTGCAGCTTGGATCGTCAATCGTGGCGAATCCGAAGTCAGCTCTCGCCTCTTGGGCAAAAAGGTGATGGCGGAACTGAAACAGCTTGATGACGTGGCTTATGTTCGTTTCGCGAGTGTTTATCGTACCTTTAAAGACGTCCAGGAATTTGTTGAGACTCTTGAAGACGCTGAACTGCTTGATTTTGTCGATGCAAGTAATCCACAATTAAGCCTTACAGCGATGAACTTTGTTGAAAGCGAGAAAAAGCCAAATCATGAAACTGACAGCAAGACGCCAAGCCCGGGAGCTCGCACTCCAAATTCTGTTCCAAACTGA
- the nusB gene encoding transcription antitermination factor NusB translates to MKLTARRQARELALQILFQTEFTPTISVRTFMDVFEETYDAETISYADLLIKGVQENKAAVDSKIQASSAHWKVERMATIDRNILRIAVWEMKFSADPIKENIAINEAVEIAKKYGTSDSASFVNGLLDQVSKVH, encoded by the coding sequence ATGAAACTGACAGCAAGACGCCAAGCCCGGGAGCTCGCACTCCAAATTCTGTTCCAAACTGAGTTCACGCCGACTATCAGCGTTCGCACTTTCATGGATGTATTCGAAGAAACTTACGACGCTGAGACGATCTCTTACGCCGATCTTTTGATCAAAGGCGTTCAGGAAAACAAAGCCGCCGTAGATTCTAAAATCCAAGCGTCCAGCGCGCATTGGAAAGTAGAGCGTATGGCCACGATCGATCGCAATATTTTGCGTATCGCCGTTTGGGAAATGAAATTCTCGGCGGATCCTATCAAAGAAAACATCGCCATCAATGAAGCGGTTGAAATCGCTAAAAAGTACGGCACATCTGATTCTGCAAGCTTCGTAAATGGTTTGTTGGATCAAGTGAGCAAGGTGCACTAA
- a CDS encoding GTP cyclohydrolase, translating to MERLSQALVSKISTFQKRLQSFLENDFDPQSEERERVQTEFEASRDEALIRGLSQGLPEDHIDRAIVVFSRLAMLFQAGILLENHDGDWKAQAFFHKGVSELFKNNAKSSLSIPNANLMAWMKTDASAILRKTNLQHLDPENKTTCLLIKVTPDFSFILFSTLPDIWLQSHTDSVRRALINGFAD from the coding sequence ATGGAACGTCTATCACAAGCTCTGGTTTCTAAAATTTCCACTTTTCAAAAACGCCTTCAATCATTTCTGGAAAACGACTTCGATCCGCAATCCGAAGAGCGTGAACGCGTGCAAACCGAGTTTGAAGCTTCCCGTGATGAAGCGTTGATTCGTGGACTTTCACAAGGTTTGCCGGAAGATCACATCGATCGCGCGATCGTGGTGTTCTCTCGCCTGGCGATGTTATTTCAGGCAGGTATCCTGTTAGAAAACCACGATGGCGACTGGAAAGCTCAGGCTTTCTTTCACAAAGGTGTTTCGGAACTTTTCAAAAACAATGCAAAATCGTCTTTGAGCATTCCAAACGCAAATTTGATGGCATGGATGAAAACAGATGCCTCTGCGATCTTACGCAAAACGAACTTGCAACACTTGGATCCTGAAAACAAGACAACGTGTTTGTTGATCAAAGTGACTCCGGATTTTTCATTCATCCTTTTCTCGACATTGCCGGACATCTGGTTGCAGTCACACACAGACAGTGTTCGTCGCGCTTTAATCAACGGCTTTGCAGACTAG
- a CDS encoding pyruvate, water dikinase regulatory protein, with protein MTTEAKPYTIYILSDSTGETAATMIRAALVQYSNKDINIIRSKNVRTETQAEAVVEECFERRGMLAYTVASPSLRNKIRDFASSKGIPHFDLLGPLLSTLDTFFGEHSESHVGALRAVDERYFKRIEAIEYTVKHDDGKTFAELDKADIVLVGISRTSKTPLSIFLSHKGWKVANVPLVLNAPLPEELFKVDQRRVVGLIIDMESLQRIRKSRLEKFGQDPGGEYASMSHIAKEIEFAEKIFKQNRRWPVFNVTERALEETASEIVRIIAARLGLPDSVIF; from the coding sequence ATGACGACTGAAGCAAAACCCTACACGATCTACATTCTTTCGGACAGTACCGGGGAAACCGCGGCGACCATGATCCGCGCAGCTTTGGTTCAGTATTCCAATAAAGACATCAACATCATTCGCAGTAAAAACGTGCGCACAGAAACCCAAGCCGAAGCCGTGGTCGAAGAATGTTTCGAACGCCGCGGGATGCTGGCTTACACTGTGGCAAGTCCTTCTTTGCGCAATAAGATCCGTGATTTTGCTTCCAGCAAGGGGATTCCCCACTTTGACTTGCTGGGACCTTTGCTTTCGACTTTAGATACTTTCTTTGGAGAGCATTCAGAATCTCACGTCGGTGCTTTGCGTGCCGTGGATGAACGTTATTTCAAACGCATCGAAGCGATCGAATACACTGTTAAACATGATGACGGTAAAACATTTGCAGAGCTTGATAAAGCCGACATCGTGTTGGTCGGAATTTCCCGTACCAGCAAGACTCCCCTTTCGATTTTCCTAAGCCATAAGGGTTGGAAAGTTGCCAACGTGCCACTGGTTTTGAATGCTCCTCTTCCAGAGGAATTGTTTAAAGTCGATCAGCGCCGTGTGGTGGGACTGATCATCGATATGGAATCACTGCAAAGAATTCGTAAGAGCCGTTTGGAAAAATTCGGCCAGGATCCTGGTGGCGAGTACGCTTCGATGTCCCACATCGCCAAAGAAATCGAATTCGCGGAAAAGATCTTTAAACAGAACCGCCGCTGGCCCGTATTCAATGTTACCGAACGCGCCCTTGAGGAAACAGCCAGCGAGATCGTTCGTATTATTGCTGCCCGCCTAGGTCTCCCAGACAGCGTCATCTTTTAG
- a CDS encoding phosphatidylserine/phosphatidylglycerophosphate/cardiolipin synthase family protein, which translates to MKTSLYLMTAVMIAASTATASRNMKDSEGVYRRRTEPQQVTLLESGIASLKKRLDMIENAKQSIEMEYFIYSIDSAGRLITDALIRKARQGVKVRVIVDTSLPIFELNKYYASVLKEAGIEVHYYNPAVLVRVATVQFRSHRKTLIVDGIEGITGGRNIADEYFDLSPEYNFLDTDIVVKGSIVKDMRTSFEEFWNADITEDAPVVREPQPEDFYGITKETMNDANTLHDKDARISVSRYHADKYYYDKGTAKAAAFKVLTAEDLRMRRYVDTMGAQLLARQVTGICNDMIFAADFPGMGEKTRVLRKQLAEEASLAQKKIYIESPYFVVKKEISSILNDLIRRNIEINVASNSLYSTDAFYTQAIFDTRIRRWTELGVNVWMHKGHVNQNVYPLIPEARSARWGTHSKRAVIDEKTIIVGTFNMDPRSTNINAEMALICRDNPKLALALQNNIKEHIASSAKLNRAGFREDGQPMHENVPVSKKVLFWMTLPLASVLDFLL; encoded by the coding sequence GTGAAAACAAGTCTGTATTTAATGACTGCAGTTATGATTGCCGCGAGCACGGCCACGGCTTCTCGTAACATGAAAGACTCCGAGGGTGTTTACCGCCGTCGCACCGAGCCTCAGCAAGTAACGCTTTTAGAAAGTGGTATCGCCTCATTGAAAAAGCGTTTGGATATGATCGAAAATGCTAAGCAGTCGATTGAAATGGAATACTTCATTTATAGCATCGACTCAGCGGGCCGGTTGATTACAGATGCTCTGATTCGCAAAGCCCGTCAGGGCGTAAAAGTCCGTGTTATCGTCGATACTTCTTTGCCCATCTTTGAGTTAAATAAATACTATGCTTCCGTTTTGAAGGAAGCGGGAATTGAAGTTCATTACTACAATCCTGCAGTTTTAGTCCGCGTAGCGACGGTTCAATTCCGCAGCCATCGCAAGACTTTGATTGTCGATGGGATCGAAGGCATCACGGGCGGGCGCAATATTGCTGACGAATACTTTGATTTAAGTCCGGAATATAACTTCCTGGACACGGATATCGTAGTTAAAGGCTCTATCGTTAAAGACATGCGTACCAGCTTTGAAGAGTTCTGGAATGCTGACATTACAGAGGATGCACCTGTGGTTCGTGAGCCTCAACCGGAAGATTTCTATGGTATCACCAAAGAGACCATGAATGATGCCAATACACTTCACGATAAAGATGCGCGTATCAGCGTTAGCCGTTATCATGCTGATAAATACTACTATGATAAGGGAACTGCGAAGGCCGCGGCTTTTAAAGTTCTAACCGCGGAAGACCTTAGAATGCGCAGATACGTTGACACGATGGGTGCGCAACTCTTGGCAAGACAGGTGACGGGTATTTGTAACGATATGATTTTCGCTGCAGATTTTCCAGGGATGGGCGAGAAGACCCGCGTATTGCGTAAGCAACTTGCGGAGGAAGCAAGCCTTGCGCAAAAGAAAATTTATATCGAATCGCCTTACTTTGTGGTGAAAAAAGAAATCTCATCGATTTTGAACGATCTGATTCGTCGTAACATTGAAATCAATGTGGCTTCGAACAGTTTGTATTCAACGGATGCCTTTTATACTCAAGCGATCTTTGATACCCGCATTCGTCGTTGGACTGAATTGGGTGTGAATGTGTGGATGCATAAGGGTCACGTGAATCAAAACGTTTATCCGTTGATTCCTGAAGCCCGCTCTGCACGATGGGGAACGCATTCCAAGCGCGCCGTGATCGACGAGAAAACGATCATCGTCGGAACATTTAATATGGATCCGCGTTCAACCAACATCAACGCCGAGATGGCGCTGATCTGTCGCGACAATCCAAAGCTGGCGTTAGCCTTGCAAAATAATATTAAGGAGCATATCGCGTCTTCTGCAAAATTAAACCGCGCGGGTTTCAGAGAAGACGGGCAACCGATGCATGAAAATGTACCGGTCTCTAAGAAAGTCCTTTTCTGGATGACGCTGCCGTTGGCCAGCGTCCTGGATTTCCTGCTGTAG
- a CDS encoding methyl-accepting chemotaxis protein yields MKKHHSIQLKMSVPIILIAILVFTAMNYLVAQNSLSTAERQAVDKSTAIAKAYANEMRVGVEQGLGIARTLAQHLQAARKFNHTERGPLEHSFRNILESNKGLIGVWTAWEPNAWDGKDASFVNSEGSDKTGRFIPYLSYTNGKATLGPLVDYEKAGAGDYYLVPKARGKETMVEPYLYPIDGVQVLMTSAVVPIFIDGKVAGVAGVDLPLKDLQRDAVKIKPFETSSAYLLTTSGNFVAHPDEKMLTKASNFAVAPEKFKAAFAKGESLVVTGLDPELNEDCLYVVSPMTMGATEAPWSLVIRTPLKTVMADARAMIWNQVMIAVAGTLILLVAVLLIARYISKAVSGITDRLSKTGDHVTEAIEQLSLAGQGLSQSASESAASLEETVAALEEMSSMVRMNSDNAKQAAQLSAQSSESAGRGEVEMSSLMQSMDDISKSSKEIEEIINVIDDIAFQTNLLALNAAVEAARAGEQGKGFAVVAEAVRALAQRSAVAAKDINTLIKSNVSKIENGTQQAHRSGEVLKGIVTSVKKVSDLNMEISTASEEQATGIQQISKAMNQLDASVQSNAASSEEIAGTSTDISNQANIMKGATDEMNVFVHGDHHKKAA; encoded by the coding sequence TTGAAGAAACATCATTCTATTCAACTTAAAATGTCCGTGCCGATTATCCTCATCGCAATTCTGGTTTTTACTGCGATGAACTATTTGGTCGCGCAAAACAGTCTTAGTACGGCTGAGCGCCAGGCAGTTGATAAGTCTACGGCGATTGCTAAAGCCTATGCCAACGAGATGCGTGTCGGCGTTGAGCAGGGTTTAGGTATCGCACGAACTCTTGCGCAACATTTGCAAGCTGCTAGAAAATTTAATCATACTGAGCGTGGTCCTTTGGAGCACTCCTTCCGTAACATCCTCGAATCCAACAAAGGATTAATTGGTGTTTGGACAGCATGGGAGCCGAACGCATGGGACGGCAAAGATGCAAGCTTCGTCAATAGCGAAGGTTCAGATAAAACCGGCCGCTTTATTCCGTATCTAAGTTACACCAATGGCAAAGCGACATTGGGACCTTTGGTTGATTACGAGAAAGCCGGTGCTGGGGATTACTATTTGGTTCCGAAAGCTCGTGGTAAAGAAACTATGGTGGAGCCGTACTTATATCCAATTGATGGCGTACAAGTGTTGATGACATCTGCGGTGGTTCCAATTTTCATTGACGGTAAAGTCGCAGGTGTTGCAGGTGTGGATTTGCCACTGAAAGATCTGCAACGTGACGCCGTTAAAATTAAACCGTTTGAAACTTCTTCTGCTTACTTGCTTACAACCAGCGGTAACTTCGTGGCTCATCCTGATGAAAAGATGCTGACGAAGGCTTCCAATTTTGCAGTTGCTCCAGAAAAATTCAAAGCTGCTTTTGCCAAGGGTGAAAGCTTGGTTGTGACGGGTCTGGATCCAGAATTGAATGAAGACTGCTTGTACGTGGTTTCTCCAATGACGATGGGGGCGACCGAAGCTCCGTGGTCTTTGGTAATTCGCACGCCGCTAAAAACGGTGATGGCAGATGCGCGTGCGATGATCTGGAATCAAGTGATGATCGCAGTGGCGGGAACTTTGATCTTGTTGGTCGCGGTTCTTTTAATTGCCCGTTATATTTCTAAAGCCGTAAGTGGCATCACAGATCGTCTTTCAAAAACCGGTGATCATGTGACGGAAGCTATTGAGCAATTGTCTTTAGCAGGACAAGGCCTTTCTCAGTCAGCCAGTGAATCCGCTGCTTCTTTGGAAGAAACAGTGGCGGCCCTGGAGGAAATGAGCTCGATGGTGCGCATGAATTCAGATAACGCCAAACAAGCAGCCCAGCTTTCGGCGCAGTCTTCTGAATCGGCGGGTCGCGGTGAGGTTGAAATGAGCTCCTTGATGCAATCAATGGATGATATTTCTAAATCATCTAAAGAGATCGAGGAAATTATTAACGTGATTGACGATATCGCTTTCCAAACGAATTTGTTGGCCTTGAATGCCGCGGTTGAGGCTGCGCGAGCAGGAGAACAAGGAAAAGGTTTTGCAGTCGTTGCAGAAGCCGTCCGTGCATTGGCACAAAGATCTGCGGTGGCCGCAAAAGACATCAACACCTTGATTAAATCCAATGTTTCGAAAATTGAAAACGGAACGCAGCAGGCGCATCGCTCTGGTGAAGTACTGAAAGGTATCGTCACATCAGTTAAGAAAGTTTCTGATTTGAATATGGAAATTTCGACAGCCAGTGAAGAGCAGGCGACGGGAATTCAGCAGATATCGAAAGCGATGAATCAGTTGGATGCTTCGGTACAGTCGAATGCGGCTTCTTCTGAGGAGATCGCGGGTACTTCGACAGATATCAGCAACCAGGCTAATATTATGAAGGGTGCTACGGACGAGATGAATGTCTTTGTTCATGGCGATCATCACAAGAAAGCGGCTTAG
- a CDS encoding LysR family transcriptional regulator codes for MKNLYQLTTFVTVISEGSMTAAADKLYLTQPAVSQQIRNLEEDLGCELLVRGVRQIKATPQGEVLYDYAKKIIHLTQQAEVAIKSIGNQMKGQLRIGTLNSIGLHLMSPIVGRLMRHNPDLSLKIDYESGEDLIKNFKKSLYDVIILPDTKTEFAEELDGVEQKFLVKEEMWLVGSNKDEKMPQQITSKDLGEFPVVDFTQEFPRFNRMLKEKMESSKAHAIFESANVGTLKRVIEAGLGWGFLPAHSIKKQVRSGRLNRVYVKDLAYEMDLMFYYKKNSSNKPLVEVFYSTLAGQEKA; via the coding sequence GTGAAGAACCTGTATCAGCTAACAACCTTTGTGACTGTGATCAGCGAAGGCAGTATGACTGCCGCGGCCGATAAGCTTTACCTTACTCAACCCGCAGTCAGTCAGCAAATTCGCAACCTGGAGGAAGATCTAGGTTGTGAGCTTTTGGTGCGCGGAGTTCGTCAAATTAAAGCCACTCCGCAGGGGGAAGTTCTTTACGACTATGCTAAAAAGATCATTCATTTGACTCAACAGGCAGAAGTTGCGATTAAGTCCATCGGCAATCAAATGAAAGGACAATTGCGCATTGGAACTCTGAATTCGATTGGTTTGCATTTGATGAGTCCTATTGTGGGGCGATTGATGCGTCACAATCCTGATCTGTCTTTGAAGATTGATTACGAATCTGGCGAAGACCTGATCAAGAATTTTAAAAAGTCTTTGTACGATGTGATCATCCTTCCAGATACCAAAACCGAATTCGCTGAAGAATTGGATGGCGTCGAACAAAAGTTCCTGGTGAAAGAGGAAATGTGGCTGGTTGGTTCTAACAAGGACGAAAAAATGCCACAGCAGATAACATCAAAAGATTTGGGCGAGTTCCCGGTGGTGGATTTCACTCAGGAATTTCCACGCTTTAACAGGATGCTGAAAGAAAAGATGGAGTCTTCCAAAGCCCACGCAATCTTTGAGTCCGCTAATGTAGGAACACTAAAGCGCGTGATCGAGGCCGGACTGGGTTGGGGCTTCTTGCCCGCTCACTCGATTAAAAAGCAAGTTCGTTCGGGCCGTTTGAATCGTGTGTATGTGAAAGATCTCGCCTATGAAATGGACCTTATGTTCTATTATAAAAAGAACTCCAGCAACAAGCCTTTGGTCGAGGTTTTCTATTCCACTTTAGCGGGACAAGAAAAAGCCTAG
- a CDS encoding LPXTG cell wall anchor domain-containing protein, translating into MKFRSLAPLAIILLSFSANAKVFRNAYVSFELPDTWKCNLEQTEWVCRSEQTKESKEAIIILTAKEVGPTDSYPLYQAHLDSPIAVTFKGGGGTVSKVVYKSKQENINSQMWVDSLHMNSEVPNYFTRYVATIKNKIAILVTFSAHKQYYTKYSQDFFKAIQSLQVIASPTLGNGNNPSQVRPGSETFGYGSGQGMPGDMYQEQSTGGKSNKMLMLLGALALAVLGAVIFIRSKKNKRK; encoded by the coding sequence ATGAAGTTTCGCTCGTTAGCACCGCTGGCCATTATTCTACTCAGTTTTAGCGCCAATGCAAAAGTCTTCCGCAATGCTTATGTCTCTTTTGAACTTCCTGATACGTGGAAGTGCAATCTGGAACAAACGGAATGGGTTTGCCGTAGTGAGCAAACCAAAGAGTCCAAAGAAGCCATTATCATTTTGACGGCGAAAGAAGTGGGCCCCACTGACAGCTACCCACTTTATCAAGCACATTTGGACTCCCCGATTGCCGTAACCTTTAAGGGTGGTGGCGGAACGGTTTCAAAAGTCGTCTATAAAAGTAAGCAAGAAAACATCAACAGCCAGATGTGGGTTGATTCCTTGCACATGAATTCTGAAGTTCCAAACTACTTCACTCGCTATGTGGCAACGATCAAAAACAAAATCGCGATTCTGGTAACGTTCTCAGCTCACAAACAGTATTACACGAAGTACAGTCAAGACTTCTTTAAAGCCATCCAAAGCTTGCAAGTGATCGCATCTCCGACCTTGGGCAATGGCAACAACCCAAGCCAAGTACGCCCTGGAAGCGAAACTTTCGGTTACGGATCTGGTCAAGGTATGCCAGGTGATATGTACCAGGAACAAAGCACGGGCGGCAAAAGCAATAAAATGTTGATGCTACTGGGTGCCTTAGCTTTGGCAGTTTTGGGAGCTGTGATCTTTATCCGCTCTAAGAAAAATAAACGTAAATAG
- a CDS encoding pitrilysin family protein, translated as MNKLAQTLTLPIVCVALASCAGKKSKTGGSEQPAAGYSAPRSAGSFKLMPFKEVVLENGLKIIYVRDNSLPRLSLTVLFKTGNMQEPKDLAGLNAMTAYLLEQGTQTRDAMKIADEFGQMGTSLDVSPGYDVTTVYADALTSNSTQLLQLFSDVLMNPAFKDIEINRLRSQILASLQKKVDNPSAFADEQMDKFLYGDHPYGRDTSGTPEGLRALRKQDIIKHYLTFYRPNNATMAVVGQFDDEFEKQLQEAMGKWTKRTIPALTAAPAPAIDDLKVKLIVKKGLQQTQIRISQVGIERKDNDFIPLRMANESLGGSFGSRLNQKVRDDLGLTYSIYSGFDARKDRGSFDISTFTKNETAAKALDETLKVVKDYVESGATEQETVAARNQLVGQFPRAIETSDRLAYNLLVLDYYNISYDYLTDYISNVNKLKQKDTNAAMKRHVDPTKFKVIVYGNDSIIPQFKDYKPEIVRMAK; from the coding sequence ATGAATAAACTTGCTCAAACCCTGACTTTGCCAATCGTTTGTGTGGCTTTGGCTTCCTGTGCTGGTAAGAAATCAAAAACCGGTGGCTCTGAACAACCGGCGGCGGGATACTCTGCCCCTCGCAGTGCGGGATCTTTTAAACTAATGCCTTTTAAAGAAGTGGTTTTGGAAAACGGACTTAAAATCATTTATGTTCGTGACAACAGCCTGCCACGCTTAAGTTTGACGGTTTTATTTAAGACCGGAAATATGCAAGAACCGAAAGATCTGGCGGGCCTAAATGCCATGACGGCCTATCTATTGGAACAAGGCACGCAGACTCGTGATGCGATGAAGATCGCTGATGAGTTTGGTCAAATGGGTACATCTTTAGATGTCAGCCCCGGTTACGATGTGACGACAGTTTATGCGGATGCATTGACCAGCAACTCGACGCAATTGTTGCAGTTATTTTCTGATGTTCTGATGAATCCTGCATTCAAAGACATCGAGATCAATCGTCTGCGTTCGCAAATTCTGGCAAGCTTGCAAAAAAAGGTCGATAATCCGTCAGCCTTTGCTGATGAGCAAATGGATAAGTTCCTTTACGGTGATCACCCCTATGGCCGTGACACCAGTGGAACTCCAGAAGGTTTGCGCGCTCTTCGTAAGCAAGACATTATCAAACACTACCTGACTTTCTATCGTCCTAACAATGCGACGATGGCCGTTGTCGGTCAGTTCGACGATGAATTTGAAAAACAACTTCAAGAGGCTATGGGTAAGTGGACGAAGCGCACCATTCCTGCTTTGACGGCAGCCCCGGCTCCTGCCATTGATGATTTGAAAGTGAAACTAATCGTTAAAAAAGGTTTGCAGCAAACGCAAATCCGCATATCGCAAGTGGGAATTGAGCGTAAGGATAATGACTTTATTCCCCTGCGTATGGCGAATGAATCTTTGGGTGGAAGCTTTGGTAGCCGCTTGAATCAAAAAGTGCGCGATGACCTGGGTCTGACTTATTCAATCTATTCAGGTTTTGACGCACGAAAAGATCGTGGAAGTTTTGATATTTCGACATTCACGAAAAATGAAACTGCCGCCAAAGCCTTGGATGAGACTTTGAAAGTGGTGAAAGATTATGTGGAGAGTGGAGCCACAGAACAGGAAACCGTGGCTGCCCGCAACCAGTTGGTAGGACAGTTCCCCAGAGCCATCGAAACATCGGATCGACTGGCCTATAACCTTTTAGTCTTGGATTACTATAATATCTCTTATGACTATTTGACGGATTATATTTCCAACGTGAACAAACTTAAGCAAAAGGACACGAATGCCGCGATGAAACGCCACGTGGATCCGACAAAGTTTAAAGTTATTGTTTACGGAAATGATTCGATTATTCCGCAGTTTAAGGACTACAAGCCTGAAATCGTAAGAATGGCGAAATAA